A region of Marnyiella aurantia DNA encodes the following proteins:
- a CDS encoding efflux RND transporter periplasmic adaptor subunit, translated as MKKKITGKRVLYIILGLLVAGALFAGVGYLIKSNSSQSETFLTKKPMVQNMEDKVMATGKIVPREEIEIKPNMSGIVDKVLVDEGDRVTVGQLIATIRIVPNIQNVNASQQEINGAQLQISNAQLNLDNQQKQFGMQERLFNQGVISRQEYLAAQQQLQSAQIQLRNARQQLTTAQKNLQIARTGVTPELQSLATTQIRSKANGTVLEVPVKVGSQVIEANSFNSGTTIAAIADLNSLIFQGEIDEAQAGKLKEGMNMNVVIGALQNKKFPGRLTMIAPKGKDQSGTIKFPVEGDVFNPNNEYIRAGFSANGEIVLSSQKNALLLDEALIQYEKKNGKDVPFVEVKQANGTFKKVYVTLGASDGINVQIKSGIDKNAEVKVWNPSNKDKEALKEQKGK; from the coding sequence ATGAAAAAGAAAATTACCGGAAAAAGGGTGCTCTACATCATACTGGGCCTTCTGGTGGCGGGCGCGCTTTTTGCGGGCGTCGGCTATCTCATCAAATCAAATTCTTCCCAAAGCGAGACTTTCCTCACCAAAAAACCAATGGTGCAGAATATGGAAGACAAGGTGATGGCTACAGGAAAAATTGTTCCGCGGGAGGAAATTGAAATCAAACCAAATATGTCGGGTATTGTGGATAAGGTTTTGGTTGATGAAGGCGACCGTGTTACTGTAGGGCAGCTTATTGCCACCATTCGTATTGTCCCGAATATCCAAAATGTAAATGCCTCCCAGCAGGAAATTAACGGTGCACAGCTTCAGATCAGTAATGCACAGTTGAACCTGGATAACCAACAAAAGCAGTTCGGCATGCAGGAAAGGCTGTTTAATCAGGGTGTTATTTCCAGACAGGAATATCTGGCCGCACAACAGCAGCTGCAGTCGGCGCAGATCCAGCTGCGAAACGCGAGACAGCAACTTACAACGGCTCAGAAAAACCTTCAGATCGCAAGAACCGGCGTAACACCGGAACTGCAGAGCCTTGCCACTACCCAGATCCGCTCTAAAGCCAACGGAACCGTACTGGAAGTACCGGTAAAAGTAGGTAGCCAGGTTATTGAAGCCAATTCATTTAATTCCGGTACCACGATAGCGGCCATTGCCGACCTGAATTCACTGATTTTTCAGGGAGAGATTGATGAAGCGCAGGCTGGAAAACTGAAAGAAGGAATGAATATGAATGTGGTGATCGGAGCTTTGCAGAATAAGAAATTCCCGGGCCGGCTTACCATGATTGCCCCTAAAGGTAAAGACCAAAGCGGTACTATAAAATTCCCGGTGGAAGGTGATGTTTTCAATCCGAACAACGAATATATCCGTGCTGGCTTTTCGGCCAATGGCGAAATCGTGCTAAGTTCTCAGAAGAATGCCCTCCTACTGGATGAAGCGCTTATACAGTATGAGAAGAAAAACGGGAAGGATGTTCCCTTTGTGGAAGTAAAACAGGCCAACGGCACCTTTAAGAAAGTGTATGTTACACTGGGTGCAAGCGACGGCATCAACGTTCAGATCAAGTCCGGCATTGATAAAAATGCTGAGGTTAAAGTCTGGAATCCAAGCAATAAGGATAAGGAAGCACTGAAAGAACAGAAAGGTAAGTAA
- a CDS encoding ribonucleoside-diphosphate reductase subunit alpha has protein sequence MEEQKNDIWWLNEESEQMLNRGYLLKGETVKGAIERITTAAAKRLYKPELQPAFEEMITKGWISFSSPVWANMGTQRGLPISCFNVHVPDNIEGITHKLGEVIMQTKIGGGTSGYFGELRNRGTAVTDNGKSSGAVSFMKLYDTAMDVVSQGGVRRGAFAAYLDVDHGDIEEFLSIKDIGSPIQNLFTGICVPDYWMQDMIDGDMDKRKIWARVLESRQQKGLPYILFSDNVNRNKPQVYKDLGMTINASNLCSEIMLPSSEEESFICCLSSMNLELYDEWKDTNAVKLAIYFLDAVLSEFIEKTEGNYYLTGARNFALRHRALGLGVLGYHSYLQKNMIPFESFEATQFNARAFKQIKEQSLQASQELANIYGEPEILKGYGMRNTTTMAIAPTTSSSAILGQTSPGIEPFASNYYKAGLAKGNFMRKNKYLAKLLQEKGIDNEETWRTIMLNHGSVQHLAELTDEEKAVFKTFREISPMEIISQAAQRQQYIDQAQSLNLQIPSTMPVKDVNYLYIEAWKKGVKTLYYQRSSSVSKEMMVNFVTCSSCEA, from the coding sequence ATGGAAGAACAAAAAAACGATATCTGGTGGCTCAATGAAGAGTCCGAACAAATGCTGAACCGCGGATACCTTTTGAAAGGTGAAACCGTGAAAGGCGCTATAGAACGTATAACCACTGCAGCGGCAAAAAGGCTCTATAAGCCCGAACTTCAACCCGCTTTTGAGGAAATGATCACCAAAGGGTGGATCAGTTTCTCATCACCGGTGTGGGCCAATATGGGTACGCAGCGCGGACTGCCGATTTCCTGTTTCAACGTGCATGTGCCCGACAATATTGAGGGCATCACCCATAAACTGGGCGAGGTGATTATGCAGACCAAGATTGGCGGAGGTACCTCCGGTTATTTCGGGGAGCTGCGTAACCGCGGTACTGCTGTTACTGACAACGGAAAATCGTCCGGAGCGGTTTCCTTTATGAAGCTTTACGATACTGCGATGGATGTGGTTTCCCAAGGCGGCGTTCGGAGAGGTGCTTTTGCGGCCTATCTTGATGTAGACCATGGCGATATTGAGGAATTTCTGTCCATCAAAGACATTGGAAGCCCGATCCAGAACCTCTTTACGGGTATCTGTGTACCGGATTACTGGATGCAGGACATGATAGACGGCGATATGGACAAGCGCAAGATCTGGGCACGTGTGCTGGAAAGCCGCCAGCAAAAAGGTCTGCCCTACATTCTGTTCTCCGATAATGTGAACCGGAACAAACCGCAGGTCTACAAGGATTTGGGCATGACGATTAACGCCAGTAACCTCTGCTCCGAGATTATGCTGCCTTCCAGTGAGGAGGAATCTTTCATCTGCTGCCTTTCTTCAATGAACCTGGAGCTGTATGATGAATGGAAGGATACCAACGCTGTAAAACTGGCCATTTACTTCCTGGATGCTGTACTTTCCGAATTCATTGAGAAAACGGAAGGCAACTATTATCTTACCGGTGCCAGAAACTTCGCGTTGAGACATAGAGCTCTGGGATTAGGTGTTCTGGGTTATCACTCTTACCTTCAGAAAAATATGATTCCGTTCGAAAGTTTCGAAGCTACTCAGTTCAATGCACGGGCTTTCAAACAGATTAAGGAACAGTCCCTGCAGGCATCGCAGGAGTTGGCCAATATTTACGGTGAGCCAGAAATCCTGAAAGGCTACGGCATGCGTAATACCACTACAATGGCTATCGCGCCTACGACTTCCAGTTCCGCAATTCTGGGTCAGACTTCTCCGGGAATCGAGCCGTTTGCGTCCAATTACTATAAGGCCGGACTTGCCAAAGGTAATTTCATGCGTAAGAACAAGTACCTGGCGAAGCTGCTTCAGGAGAAAGGAATTGACAATGAGGAAACATGGAGAACAATTATGCTGAACCATGGTTCTGTGCAACATCTGGCTGAGCTTACCGACGAGGAAAAAGCGGTGTTCAAAACCTTCCGAGAGATTTCTCCGATGGAAATTATCTCGCAGGCGGCGCAGCGTCAGCAGTATATCGATCAGGCACAGTCGCTGAACCTTCAGATCCCGTCTACAATGCCGGTGAAGGATGTGAACTATCTCTATATTGAAGCCTGGAAGAAAGGTGTTAAGACCCTGTACTACCAGAGAAGTTCTTCGGTTTCGAAGGAGATGATGGTGAATTTTGTGACGTGCTCATCGTGTGAGGCGTAA
- a CDS encoding four helix bundle protein, with the protein MFTDFTQMPVWKNAMEIAIEVYDISESLPRREDYALTSQIRRSAESISANISEGFGRGGDKEKSQFYKIARGSAMKPKAIYCMGAGYTISTYKKRKA; encoded by the coding sequence ATGTTCACTGATTTCACACAGATGCCCGTCTGGAAGAATGCAATGGAAATCGCGATTGAGGTTTACGATATTTCAGAGTCGTTACCGCGAAGGGAAGATTATGCGCTGACTTCCCAGATTCGCAGGTCAGCTGAAAGTATTTCTGCAAATATTTCAGAAGGATTTGGTCGCGGCGGTGATAAGGAGAAATCGCAGTTTTATAAGATTGCCAGAGGTTCAGCAATGAAACCAAAAGCCATCTACTGTATGGGAGCCGGGTACACTATTTCGACGTACAAAAAACGGAAAGCGTAA
- a CDS encoding ABC transporter ATP-binding protein — MLSIQNLHKSYDTGKSKLHVLKGINLEIGAGEFVSIMGSSGSGKSTLLNIIGILDEKDSGTYTLDGIPIEDLSEVKAAEYRSRFLGFVFQSFNLIAYKTALENVALPLYYQNVNRKERNLKAMEYLEKVGLAQWANHLPNELSGGQKQRVAIARALITDPKIILADEPTGALDSNTTYDIMKLLQDINREGKTIIVVTHEPDVAAETKRNVILKDGIIESDEYITQRVLA, encoded by the coding sequence ATGTTAAGTATTCAGAATCTCCATAAATCGTATGATACGGGCAAGAGTAAACTTCACGTCCTGAAGGGCATCAACCTTGAAATCGGTGCCGGCGAATTCGTCTCCATTATGGGCAGCTCGGGTTCGGGAAAATCTACGCTGCTTAACATCATTGGTATTCTGGATGAAAAAGATTCCGGAACTTACACCCTGGACGGAATTCCAATTGAGGACCTTTCCGAAGTCAAAGCAGCGGAATACCGAAGCCGTTTTCTGGGTTTTGTATTTCAGTCATTTAACCTCATCGCCTACAAAACTGCCCTGGAAAACGTGGCCTTGCCGCTGTACTATCAGAATGTGAACCGAAAGGAACGGAACCTGAAAGCGATGGAATATCTGGAAAAAGTAGGTCTGGCACAATGGGCCAACCACCTGCCTAACGAACTCTCCGGCGGACAGAAGCAGCGTGTGGCTATAGCCCGCGCACTGATTACAGATCCCAAGATCATCCTGGCCGATGAACCTACGGGAGCACTGGACAGTAACACTACTTACGATATTATGAAACTGCTGCAGGACATCAACCGCGAGGGGAAAACGATTATCGTGGTTACCCACGAGCCGGACGTTGCTGCCGAAACGAAAAGAAATGTAATCCTGAAAGACGGCATTATTGAAAGCGACGAGTACATCACCCAGCGGGTCCTCGCATAA
- a CDS encoding ABC transporter permease, giving the protein MFDLDRWQEIFASIRSNVLRTVLSGFTVALGLYIFIVLFGIGSGLKNAFTEGFARDAQNLIAIFSGKTTVAYGGLQSDRQVVFKNDDYDEIIAIDPGKVEYSAPKYSTGMMVKYGRESGNYQISGTTGDEKFIENRQLVDGRYISPGDLQRRQNVAVIGRMVQRDLIKDGSPIGRDLEINGTMFKVIGVFSDEGGGDFEERMITIPISTLQQMKKGSDTVNSIQLTYNQNLTPDQAIEYGEEIEKQVKARHKVSPDDENAIRVRNNAENTKNSFQFLFILTLVVGFIGMGTLLAGIIGISNIMVYIVKERTQEIGVRKAIGAKPNSIIALIIQESIVITVISGFIGVGLGVLTLELIGDGLEAYFIKDPSVGWGLIIVAFVCLILAGLIAGFVPSYRASKIKPIEALRAE; this is encoded by the coding sequence ATGTTTGATCTGGACCGCTGGCAGGAAATATTCGCCTCCATACGAAGCAATGTACTGAGAACAGTGCTCTCCGGTTTTACGGTGGCGTTGGGCCTGTATATATTTATCGTACTCTTTGGCATCGGTTCGGGACTGAAAAACGCCTTTACCGAAGGTTTTGCCCGCGACGCCCAAAACCTTATCGCTATATTTTCCGGGAAAACAACAGTTGCTTACGGTGGACTGCAGTCGGACAGGCAGGTTGTTTTCAAGAACGATGATTATGATGAAATCATTGCCATAGATCCCGGCAAGGTGGAATACTCAGCCCCAAAATACAGCACGGGCATGATGGTAAAGTATGGCCGTGAAAGCGGCAACTATCAGATCAGCGGTACCACCGGCGACGAGAAATTTATTGAAAACAGACAATTGGTGGACGGCAGGTATATAAGCCCGGGAGACCTGCAGCGCAGGCAGAATGTGGCCGTTATAGGCCGGATGGTACAGCGCGACCTTATAAAAGACGGCAGTCCTATTGGCAGGGACCTGGAAATTAACGGCACCATGTTCAAGGTGATAGGCGTTTTTTCTGACGAAGGCGGCGGCGATTTTGAGGAAAGGATGATTACCATCCCGATCAGTACGCTGCAGCAAATGAAAAAAGGTTCTGATACCGTAAACTCCATTCAGCTTACCTACAACCAGAACCTGACACCCGATCAGGCTATAGAGTATGGTGAGGAAATTGAAAAACAGGTCAAGGCCAGACATAAAGTCTCACCCGATGATGAAAATGCCATCAGGGTGCGTAACAATGCAGAAAACACCAAAAACAGTTTTCAGTTCCTGTTTATCCTGACGCTTGTAGTGGGATTTATCGGCATGGGCACCCTGCTGGCCGGCATCATCGGCATCAGCAACATCATGGTTTACATCGTAAAGGAAAGGACCCAGGAAATTGGTGTACGGAAAGCCATTGGTGCCAAACCCAACAGCATTATTGCGCTGATCATTCAGGAAAGTATTGTCATTACAGTGATTTCGGGTTTCATAGGTGTGGGTTTGGGCGTTCTTACGCTCGAACTTATCGGCGACGGCCTGGAAGCTTATTTCATCAAAGACCCGAGTGTAGGTTGGGGCCTCATTATCGTCGCTTTTGTATGCCTGATCCTAGCCGGATTAATTGCCGGCTTTGTACCTTCGTACCGCGCGAGCAAAATAAAACCTATTGAAGCCCTGAGAGCAGAATAA
- a CDS encoding ABC transporter permease, giving the protein MNIVFKKDTWQEIYHSLRSNKLRTFLTMIGVAWGMFLYVSLLGAAKGMENGFDKLFSGFATNSIFLWAQNTNIPYAGFAKGRQMELDRNDIEILTARIPEIDYISPQSSRGSFGSMGELMSRTGKNGTYSLNGDSPIGNKISEKKLLFGRYLNDADLALNKNVIVIGEEIYKNFFDHKKNENPIGQSINVRGTFFNVIGVFSVKRASPMENAQTAYIPLTTYMKMFNAGDKVDVFSIVSKPDADVAIVENKVKDVLKQKYNVSPEDTNAFGSFNLGKEFKKLTGFLDGMQLLTIVVGTLTILAGVIAISNILLITVKERTKEIGIRRAIGAKPAEVRNQILLESVVITLTSGILGFIFGILLLMILDMITRNQEDIPFYNPTVDYGNVFAAMSIMVTLGLIVGMIPAQRAVKIKPIEALRSE; this is encoded by the coding sequence ATGAATATCGTTTTCAAAAAAGACACCTGGCAGGAGATCTATCATTCACTTCGATCTAATAAGCTGCGAACCTTCCTTACCATGATTGGTGTGGCTTGGGGGATGTTCCTGTACGTATCTTTGCTGGGCGCCGCAAAAGGCATGGAGAATGGATTTGATAAACTGTTCTCCGGATTCGCCACAAACAGTATTTTTCTTTGGGCACAGAATACGAACATTCCGTACGCCGGTTTTGCCAAAGGCCGCCAGATGGAGCTGGACCGAAATGATATAGAAATACTCACCGCCCGGATTCCGGAGATAGATTATATTTCGCCGCAAAGTTCCAGAGGAAGTTTCGGAAGTATGGGAGAACTGATGTCGCGAACGGGCAAAAACGGCACTTACTCTCTAAACGGGGATTCACCAATCGGCAATAAGATTTCTGAAAAAAAACTGCTCTTCGGCAGGTATCTGAATGATGCGGATCTGGCTCTTAACAAAAACGTGATTGTCATAGGTGAGGAAATTTACAAAAACTTTTTTGACCACAAGAAAAATGAAAATCCCATTGGCCAAAGCATTAATGTGCGGGGAACATTCTTTAATGTCATCGGTGTATTTTCGGTGAAAAGGGCCAGTCCCATGGAAAATGCGCAAACCGCCTATATCCCCCTTACTACTTACATGAAAATGTTCAATGCCGGCGATAAAGTAGATGTCTTCTCCATTGTGAGCAAGCCTGATGCAGATGTTGCAATTGTAGAAAACAAAGTAAAGGATGTTTTGAAGCAGAAATACAACGTATCGCCGGAAGATACGAACGCTTTCGGCAGTTTTAATCTGGGCAAGGAATTTAAAAAACTTACCGGCTTCCTGGACGGGATGCAGCTGCTCACCATAGTTGTTGGTACGCTTACCATTCTGGCGGGAGTAATTGCCATCTCCAACATCCTGCTTATCACTGTAAAGGAAAGAACTAAGGAAATAGGGATCCGACGGGCGATCGGTGCAAAACCGGCCGAGGTCCGTAACCAGATCCTGCTGGAAAGCGTGGTAATTACCCTCACTTCCGGAATACTTGGGTTTATATTCGGAATTCTACTGTTGATGATTCTCGATATGATCACACGGAACCAGGAAGATATCCCGTTTTACAATCCCACAGTAGATTATGGGAATGTTTTTGCAGCAATGAGCATTATGGTGACCCTGGGTCTTATAGTCGGTATGATCCCTGCACAGCGAGCTGTTAAAATTAAGCCTATTGAGGCACTTCGCAGTGAGTAG
- a CDS encoding HD domain-containing protein, whose amino-acid sequence MNTGIERTVRFVKEQLKGAEAGHDWFHVERVWKLAVIIAQSEACDREVVELAALLHDIADPKFHGGDEQLAITIAQNHLKDIELDPATMESVLYIIRNMSFKNSLESSDEQLSDIREMRVPLRELHVVQDADRLDAIGAIGIARTFNFGGFKNNLLHHPQMAPRLQMTKEEYKKNTGTTINHFYEKLLLLKDRMNTQKGRELAEGRHTFMETFLQQFLEEWEAAR is encoded by the coding sequence ATGAATACAGGAATTGAGAGGACAGTGCGTTTTGTAAAAGAACAGTTAAAGGGTGCCGAGGCAGGCCACGATTGGTTTCATGTGGAAAGGGTGTGGAAACTGGCCGTAATCATAGCCCAATCTGAAGCATGTGACCGTGAGGTCGTGGAGCTGGCCGCACTTCTGCATGATATTGCTGATCCAAAATTTCACGGTGGTGATGAGCAGCTTGCGATTACCATTGCCCAAAATCATCTGAAGGATATTGAGCTGGATCCGGCTACTATGGAGTCTGTGCTTTACATCATCAGAAATATGTCCTTTAAAAACAGTCTGGAATCTTCTGATGAACAGCTTTCGGATATTCGCGAAATGAGAGTCCCGCTGCGGGAACTTCATGTTGTACAGGATGCCGACCGACTGGATGCCATAGGTGCGATCGGTATCGCGCGCACATTCAATTTCGGGGGTTTTAAAAATAATCTGCTGCATCATCCGCAGATGGCACCGCGTCTCCAAATGACCAAAGAGGAGTACAAAAAGAATACAGGTACCACTATCAATCATTTTTACGAAAAACTGCTGTTGCTGAAAGACCGTATGAACACTCAAAAAGGCAGGGAACTTGCAGAAGGCAGGCATACTTTTATGGAAACCTTCCTGCAGCAGTTTCTGGAAGAGTGGGAGGCAGCCCGCTGA
- a CDS encoding ribonucleotide-diphosphate reductase subunit beta translates to MGIFEKRVSYKPFEYPEVLQFVDAINKSFWVHSEVDFTADVQDFQSQLEPHEKNAVKNALLAIAQIEVSVKTFWGNLYNHMPKPELNGLGSTFAECEFRHSEAYSRLLEVLGYNDAFTQVIEIPAIKKRIDFLSNVLKHANSTTPKEYVSSLLLFSILIENVSLFSQFAIILSFTRFKGYMKNVSNIIAWTSVDEQIHANAGIYLINKIREEQPELLTDSDIDDIYTLVDHSIQVEEEILDWIFEMGDLDNFSKEDLLNFMKFRVDDSLKKISMKTRYNITPEQFKPMVWFEEEVFANSMDDFFAKRPVDYTKHDKSITENDLF, encoded by the coding sequence ATGGGGATTTTTGAAAAGAGAGTAAGTTATAAGCCATTTGAGTATCCGGAAGTACTGCAGTTTGTAGATGCGATCAACAAATCTTTCTGGGTGCATTCCGAAGTGGACTTTACTGCCGATGTGCAGGATTTCCAGTCGCAGCTGGAGCCACATGAAAAAAACGCTGTAAAAAATGCATTGCTGGCCATCGCGCAGATTGAGGTTTCGGTAAAGACTTTCTGGGGAAATCTGTATAACCATATGCCCAAGCCTGAGCTTAACGGCCTTGGTTCCACCTTTGCCGAGTGTGAGTTCCGCCACTCTGAAGCGTACTCGCGTCTGCTGGAAGTGTTGGGTTATAATGATGCGTTCACGCAGGTGATCGAGATTCCGGCCATTAAGAAAAGGATTGATTTCCTGAGCAATGTGCTAAAGCATGCCAATTCCACCACACCTAAAGAGTATGTGTCATCGCTGCTGCTGTTCAGCATACTGATTGAAAACGTTTCGCTGTTCTCGCAGTTTGCCATTATACTGTCTTTTACAAGATTTAAAGGATACATGAAAAATGTGTCCAATATAATAGCGTGGACTTCTGTGGATGAGCAGATCCATGCAAACGCAGGCATTTACCTCATCAACAAGATCCGTGAAGAGCAGCCGGAGCTGCTTACAGATTCTGATATCGACGATATTTACACGCTTGTCGATCATTCCATCCAGGTAGAAGAAGAGATCCTGGACTGGATCTTTGAGATGGGCGATCTAGATAATTTCAGTAAGGAAGACCTGCTGAACTTTATGAAGTTCCGTGTGGATGACAGCCTGAAGAAAATCAGCATGAAAACCCGTTATAACATCACTCCTGAACAGTTTAAGCCCATGGTTTGGTTTGAGGAGGAAGTCTTCGCGAACTCCATGGACGATTTCTTTGCCAAGAGACCGGTGGATTATACAAAACACGACAAGAGTATTACGGAGAACGATTTGTTTTAG
- the glyA gene encoding serine hydroxymethyltransferase, whose product MQDPIFDLIEQERKRQTHGIELIASENFVSDNVMKAMGSVLTNKYAEGYPGKRYYGGCEVVDEVENLAISRAKELFGVDYVNVQPHSGSQANAAVYLAVLKPGDSILGLDLSMGGHLTHGSFVNFSGIQYNANFYGVNREDGLIDYDAMRQKALEVKPKMIIAGFSAYSRDLDYKKFREVADEVGATLWADIAHPAGLIAKGLLNSPFEHCHVVTTTTHKTLRGPRGGLIMMGKDYENTYGHKTPKGETKMMSAVLDSAVFPGTQGGPLEHVIAAKAVAFGEALDPKFEVYTKQVVANAKALAKAMIANGFDIVSGGTDNHLMLVDLRNKNVNGKETEKALVKADITCNKNMVPFDDKSAFTTSGIRLGTAAITTRGMKEEDMETIAKLINDVVMNLKDEEVISRVRKEVNELMDSRPLFQY is encoded by the coding sequence ATGCAAGACCCAATTTTTGACCTCATTGAACAGGAAAGAAAAAGACAGACCCACGGAATAGAACTTATCGCCTCGGAAAATTTTGTTTCCGATAATGTGATGAAGGCTATGGGAAGTGTGCTTACCAACAAATATGCGGAAGGTTACCCGGGAAAGAGATATTATGGGGGATGTGAGGTTGTAGATGAGGTGGAGAACCTGGCTATTTCGAGAGCGAAGGAACTTTTTGGGGTGGATTATGTAAACGTGCAGCCACACTCCGGTTCGCAGGCTAATGCCGCTGTGTACCTGGCCGTTCTTAAACCGGGTGATTCCATCCTGGGACTGGACCTGTCAATGGGCGGTCACCTTACCCACGGAAGTTTTGTAAATTTTTCTGGTATACAGTATAACGCGAATTTCTACGGAGTGAACCGTGAGGACGGTCTTATTGATTACGATGCCATGCGTCAGAAAGCTCTGGAAGTAAAGCCAAAGATGATCATCGCAGGTTTTTCAGCCTACTCCCGCGACCTTGATTATAAGAAATTCCGCGAAGTTGCAGATGAGGTTGGCGCCACACTTTGGGCAGATATTGCACACCCGGCAGGACTAATTGCCAAAGGTTTACTGAACAGTCCTTTTGAACACTGTCACGTAGTGACCACGACTACCCACAAAACCCTGCGCGGGCCGCGTGGCGGACTTATTATGATGGGTAAAGATTACGAAAATACTTACGGACATAAAACACCTAAGGGGGAAACTAAAATGATGAGTGCCGTTCTGGACAGTGCTGTATTCCCCGGAACCCAGGGTGGACCTTTGGAGCATGTTATCGCTGCCAAAGCTGTTGCGTTCGGTGAAGCCCTTGATCCAAAATTCGAGGTGTACACAAAACAGGTAGTTGCCAATGCAAAGGCTCTTGCAAAAGCTATGATTGCCAACGGATTTGATATTGTAAGCGGAGGTACGGACAACCATCTTATGCTTGTAGACCTTAGAAATAAGAATGTTAACGGTAAGGAAACCGAAAAAGCATTGGTAAAGGCAGATATTACCTGCAATAAAAATATGGTTCCTTTTGATGATAAATCTGCGTTTACCACTTCAGGAATCCGTTTGGGTACTGCAGCTATCACCACCCGCGGAATGAAGGAAGAGGATATGGAAACCATTGCCAAACTTATCAATGATGTTGTAATGAACCTGAAGGATGAGGAGGTGATTTCCAGAGTCCGTAAGGAAGTTAATGAGCTGATGGATTCAAGACCGTTGTTTCAGTACTAA
- a CDS encoding alpha/beta hydrolase family protein produces the protein MESFTLKTKDGFGISATCFRPEFCSKKLLLINSATGVKQQVYFSLAKYMASFGYTVLTYDYRGIGQSKPASLRSFRATMRDWGSLDYRTLTDYIQFQFPEFEKYCLGHSVGALILGMNPESAIFNRFVFVSTQKAFVGNLDFRTATLGYIGFALLLPATTALWGYFPAHRFGLGESLPKGSAHDWRTLVINRKSTNKLLERNGENFASSLNQEVLVVRAEDDTWLTEKAVRKLMEETYPNMNPTYRLLATTESKQGEIGHINFFRSYNRNLWKVVLDYLERD, from the coding sequence ATGGAATCATTCACTCTGAAGACCAAGGACGGTTTCGGAATTTCTGCCACGTGCTTTCGACCTGAATTCTGCAGTAAAAAACTCCTGCTTATCAATTCGGCGACTGGCGTGAAGCAGCAGGTTTATTTTTCTCTAGCCAAATACATGGCATCCTTCGGATATACGGTTCTAACCTATGATTACCGTGGAATTGGCCAGTCCAAGCCAGCTTCACTGCGCTCATTCCGGGCCACAATGCGCGATTGGGGTTCCCTGGATTACCGGACGCTTACCGACTATATACAATTCCAGTTTCCTGAGTTCGAAAAATACTGTTTGGGTCATTCTGTAGGCGCCCTGATTTTGGGGATGAATCCGGAGTCCGCAATATTTAACAGATTTGTATTTGTAAGTACCCAGAAAGCATTTGTGGGTAATCTGGATTTTCGTACTGCAACTTTAGGTTACATAGGTTTCGCGCTGCTGCTCCCTGCGACTACAGCGCTGTGGGGCTATTTCCCGGCGCACCGTTTTGGCTTGGGTGAAAGTCTTCCGAAAGGATCTGCCCACGACTGGCGCACCCTGGTCATTAACAGGAAATCCACCAACAAACTGCTTGAACGGAACGGTGAAAACTTCGCCAGCTCACTGAATCAGGAGGTGTTGGTGGTTAGGGCCGAAGACGACACGTGGCTCACCGAGAAAGCCGTTAGAAAACTGATGGAGGAAACCTATCCGAATATGAATCCAACCTACCGCCTTTTAGCAACGACTGAGAGTAAGCAGGGGGAAATAGGACATATTAATTTCTTCAGGAGTTATAACCGGAACCTGTGGAAAGTTGTATTGGATTATCTGGAAAGGGATTGA